A genomic window from Streptomyces mirabilis includes:
- the snpA gene encoding snapalysin, whose protein sequence is MKSSRTSARLLALALGLGLASSALGAAVPASAQTAATPSAAAGTSVARYAGSVEEAANNKAFFEAVLKSVAEKRAAQPYGQAVTVYYNASQAPSFRSQISSAASIWNSSESNVKLQEASSGADFSYYEGNDPRGSYASTDGHGSGYVFLDYTQSQQYDSVRVATHETGHVLGLTDDYNGLCSELMSGGSAGPSCTNRYPNVTERSRVDQLWATGLAQARGTVTGPPTT, encoded by the coding sequence ATGAAGTCGTCCCGAACGTCCGCGAGACTCCTCGCCCTCGCTCTCGGCCTGGGTCTGGCCTCCAGCGCGCTGGGCGCGGCGGTGCCGGCGAGCGCCCAGACGGCCGCCACCCCGTCCGCTGCCGCCGGTACCTCCGTGGCACGGTACGCCGGGTCGGTTGAGGAGGCCGCGAACAACAAGGCGTTCTTCGAGGCGGTGCTCAAGTCCGTCGCCGAGAAGCGCGCCGCCCAGCCGTACGGGCAGGCGGTGACCGTCTACTACAACGCCTCCCAGGCACCGAGCTTCCGTTCGCAGATATCGAGCGCGGCCTCGATCTGGAACAGCTCCGAGTCCAACGTCAAGCTCCAGGAGGCGTCGAGCGGTGCCGACTTCTCCTACTACGAGGGCAACGACCCGCGCGGGTCCTACGCCTCCACCGACGGCCACGGAAGTGGCTACGTCTTCCTCGACTACACCCAGAGCCAGCAGTACGACTCGGTCCGCGTCGCCACCCACGAGACCGGGCACGTACTGGGCCTGACGGACGACTACAACGGGCTGTGCAGTGAGCTGATGTCGGGCGGCAGCGCCGGCCCGTCCTGCACCAACCGCTATCCGAACGTCACCGAGCGCTCGCGTGTCGACCAGCTGTGGGCCACCGGACTCGCGCAGGCCCGGGGCACGGTGACCGGCCCGCCGACCACCTGA